A genomic region of Trifolium pratense cultivar HEN17-A07 linkage group LG3, ARS_RC_1.1, whole genome shotgun sequence contains the following coding sequences:
- the LOC123917202 gene encoding LOW QUALITY PROTEIN: UDP-glycosyltransferase 708D1-like (The sequence of the model RefSeq protein was modified relative to this genomic sequence to represent the inferred CDS: inserted 2 bases in 1 codon), translating into MSDESVHVAMFPSAGMGHLTPFLRLATLFLNNNCKLTLIIPFPTVTHAESQLLSHFHSSFPQINLIPFHLPPPPSPPISGDPMFIRVKTLRESTHLLPPLITSLSPPLSIFISDIFLVTPLLSITQKLSIPNYTLFTSSASMFSFVSNFPTLAHSKFDLSDEIHITGIPFSPLPYSSMPPILFQPTLFRDFIMEDSPNLTKLDGFFLNTFEALESHSLKAFSDGKVVKDMPPLYPVGPFLPLEVEGEASSXQSPPLISWLNDQAIGSVVYVCFGSRTALRRDQMREIGFGLLRSGYNFLWVVKDKIVDKEDEEIGLEEVLGVELVERMKEKGLVIKEWVDQTNILSHKSVGGFVSHCGWNSIMEAALNGVPILGWPQHSDQKINAGLVEFSGWGVWNKSWGWGGECVVKGEEIGDAIKEIMDNELLKVKAMEIKEGARKAISVGGDCEVTIKKLIQKLKNN; encoded by the exons ATGTCTGATGAATCTGTTCATGTTGCTATGTTTCCAAGTGCTGGAATGGGTCATCTTACACCATTCCTAAGACTAGCCACTTTATTTCTCAACAACAATTGCAAACTCACTCTCATCATTCCATTTCCCACTGTCACTCATGCAGAATCACAACTTCTCTCTCACTTCCATTCTTCTTTCCCTCAAATCAATCTCATCCCATTTCATCTTCCACCACCACCTTCTCCTCCTATCTCTGGTGACCCTATGTTCATCCGTGTCAAAACTCTCCGCGAATCAACACATCTTCTTCCTCCTTTAATCACTTCACTTTCACCACCTCTATCTATTTTCATCTCTGATATCTTCCTTGTTACCCCTCTTCTTTCAATCACTCAAAAACTCTCTATTCCTAACTACACCTTGTTCACTTCTTCGGCTTCCATGTTCTCGTTCGTCTCTAACTTTCCTACTCTTGCTCATTCTAAATTTGATCTTTCTGATGAGATTCATATTACTGGTATTCCATTTTCACCTTTACCATATTCATCTATGCCACCAATTCTTTTCCAACCTACCTTGTTTAGAGACTTTATAATGGAAGATAGTCCTAATCTCACAAAACTAGATGGTTTTTTTCTTAACACATTTGAAGCACTTGAATCTCATTCACTAAAAGCTTTTAGTGATGGAAAAGTTGTCAAAGATATGCCTCCTCTTTATCCTGTTGGTCCTTTTCTACCTTTGGAGGTGGAAGGAGAAGCATCATC CCAGTCACCACCTTTGATTAGTTGGCTTAATGATCAAGCTATTGGATCTGTGGTTTATGTTTGTTTTGGAAGTAGAACTGCATTAAGAAGAGATCAAATGAGAGAGATTGGATTTGGGTTGTTAAGAAGTGGATATAATTTTTTGTGGGTTGTTAAGGATAAGATTGTTgacaaagaagatgaagaaattgggTTAGAAGAAGTATTAGGTGTTGAGTTAGTTGAGAGAATGAAGGAAAAGGGTTTGGTGATTAAGGAATGGGTGGATCAAACTAATATTCTTAGTCACAAAAGTGTTGGTGGGTTTGTGAGTCATTGTGGATGGAACTCAATTATGGAAGCAGCTTTGAATGGTGTGCCAATTTTGGGTTGGCCTCAACATAGTGATCAGAAGATAAATGCAGGGTTGGTGGAGTTTAGTGGGTGGGGGGTTTGGAACAAAAGTTGGGGTTGGGGTGGGGAATGTGTAGTGAAAGGGGAAGAAATTGGAGATGCTATAAAAGAGATTATGGATAATGAATTATTGAAAGTTAAAGCAATGGAGATTAAAGAGGGAGCAAGGAAAGCTATAAGTGTTGGTGGAGATTGTGAGGTTACTATTAAGAAGCTAATTCAAaagttgaaaaataattaa
- the LOC123917203 gene encoding zinc finger BED domain-containing protein RICESLEEPER 2-like: MDMSDAVIVKSSRLKSVVWNDFDRIKKGDTCVAVCRHCKKKLSGSSTSGTSHLRNHLIRCQRRSNHGLAQYITAREKRKEGTLAIANFSLDQDTTKDDTLSLVNIKFEQAQLKDETVSTGSSNFDQRRSRFDLARMIILHGYPLAMVEHVGFRAFVKNLQPLFELVTLNRVEADCIEIYEKERKKMNEMLDKLPGKISLSADVWTATGDAEYLCLTSNYIDESWELRRRILNFIRIDPSHTEDMLSEAVMSCLMDWDIDRKLFSMILDSCSTCDNIAIRIGDRLMQNRFLYCNGQLFDIRCVANILNVMSQLALGAVSEIVNKIRETTRYIKSSQPVLAKFNEMAKEVGIMTQKCLFLDNALQWNSTYSMLEAALEFKDVLILLQENDTAYSIYLSEIEWERLAAVTSYLKLFVEVLNIFTSRKYPTANIFFPELCDVKLHLIEWCKNSDVCISSLALKLRSKFDEYWDKCSLGLAVAAMLDPRFKMKLVDYYYPQIYGSMSTSRIEEVFDGVKALYNEHSIGSPLASHDQGLAWQVGNGSGPLNVPWSAKESRDRLMGFDKFLHETSQGEGAKSDLEKYLEEPLFPRNVDFNILNWWKVHTPRYPVLSMMARNVLGIPMSKVAPELAFNYSGRVLDRDWSSLTPATVQALVCSQDWIRSELEN; encoded by the coding sequence ATGGACATGTCTGATGCTGTGATTGTTAAATCTAGTAGGTTGAAATCTGTTGTATGGAATGATTTTGATAGGATTAAAAAAGGTGACACATGTGTGGCAGTTTGTAGGCATTGTAAAAAGAAACTGAGTGGATCAAGTACGAGTGGAACATCACATCTAAGGAATCATTTAATTAGGTGTCAGAGAAGGTCTAACCATGGTCTAGCACAATACATTACAGCAAGAGAAAAGAGAAAGGAAGGGACTCTTGCTATTGCGAATTTCAGCTTGGATCAAGATACAACCAAAGATGATACGCTCAGCCTTGTGAATATCAAATTTGAGCAGGCACAGTTGAAAGATGAAACTGTCAGCACTGGAAGTAGTAACTTCGATCAAAGACGGAGTCGTTTCGACCTTGCCCGTATGATTATTCTACATGGATATCCGTTGGCTATGGTTGAACATGTTGGTTTCAGAGCTTTTGTAAAAAACCTACAGCCCTTGTTTGAGCTTGTAACATTGAATCGGGTTGAGGCTGATTGTATTGAGATTTATGAGAAAGAGAGGAAAAAGATGAATGAGATGTTGGATAAATTACCTGGAAAAATCAGTCTTAGTGCTGATGTGTGGACTGCAACGGGTGATGCTGAGTACTTGTGTTTGACATCAAATTACATAGATGAGTCATGGGAGTTAAGAAGGAGGATATTAAATTTCATTAGGATTGATCCTTCTCATACTGAAGACATGCTTTCAGAAGCTGTCATGTCTTGTCTGATGGATTGGGATATTGACCGTAAATTGTTCTCCATGATTTTGGACAGTTGTTCTACCTGTGATAACATTGCGATTAGAATTGGTGATAGACTTATGCAAAACAGGTTTCTTTATTGTAATGGCCAATTATTTGATATACGCTGTGTTGCCAATATTCTGAATGTTATGTCACAACTTGCTTTGGGAGCTGTAAGTGAAATAGTCAATAAGATTCGTGAAACTACTCGATATATTAAAAGTTCACAACCCGTATTGGCAAAGTTCAATGAGATGGCTAAAGAAGTTGGGATCATGACACAAAAGTGCTTATTTCTAGATAATGCACTGCAATGGAATTCAACATATTCAATGCTTGAAGCTGCTTTAGAATTCAAGGATGTTTTAATTCTTTTGCAAGAAAATGACACTGCCTATAGTATATATTTATCTGAAATAGAGTGGGAGAGACTCGCTGCAGTTACCAGCTACTTAAAGCTTTTTGTTGaggttttaaatattttcactAGTCGCAAGTATCCAACTGCAAATATATTTTTCCCCGAGCTCTGCGATGTTAAGTTGCATTTGATCGAATGGTGCAAGAATTCAGATGTGTGCATCAGTTCTTTGGCGTTAAAGTTGAGAAGCAAGTTTGATGAGTATTGGGACAAGTGTAGCTTAGGGTTGGCAGTTGCTGCCATGTTAGACCCTAGATTCAAGATGAAGTTGGTCGACTATTATTATCCTCAAATCTATGGTAGCATGTCCACAAGTCGCATCGAAGAGGTCTTTGATGGTGTTAAGGCTCTTTACAACGAACATTCTATAGGTTCCCCGTTAGCTTCTCATGACCAAGGATTGGCTTGGCAAGTTGGTAATGGCAGTGGTCCGCTGAACGTGCCATGGTCTGCAAAGGAGTCCAGGGATAGATTGATGGGATTTGACAAATTCCTCCATGAAACTTCTCAAGGCGAAGGTGCAAAATCAGATCTAGAAAAGTACTTGGAAGAACCTCTTTTTCCGCGAAATGTTGATTTCAACATATTAAATTGGTGGAAAGTTCACACTCCGAGGTATCCTGTCTTATCCATGATGGCTCGAAATGTTTTAGGAATTCCAATGTCAAAGGTTGCACCAGAGTTAGCCTTCAATTATAGCGGAAGAGTTCTTGATCGTGATTGGAGCTCACTTACTCCGGCTACTGTCCAAGCTTTGGTGTGTTCACAGGATTGGATACGGAGTGAACTGGAAAACTAG